The genomic interval TCTGAAATTCCAAAGGCGTAGGTTTCGCCAGAATCCGGTTGGTGCCCAACGGATCAGAAGCATAGGGCGTATCCACCCGCAAGCTCAGTTGGCGTGTTTGATTGGCACGGATTTCTGAGGAGGGCGCCGCAAAGTCCATGACTCGGGGCGCCTCCAGCTTTGGATACACCGAACATCCTGTGATCGTGCCCAGAAATACCGCGTTGGCTACGAAGACCACTCGCCTCAAGCTCACTGTGCTAGCTCCTGTATTGTTTCGCCGCCCCAGATGGCCCGCGTCGGGTCTTCACCCAGCCTGCGGGTGAGCTGGTTGAGATTGCGTAAAGTGTTGCGCAATTCCCGCAACGCTGGTGACAGGTCGCCCATTCCCTGCAGGCCTGATTCGATGGCGCCCTGATTGTTCTGGGTTAGCCGGTCAATGCGCGCTGACGTTGTTTCGATGGTTTTCAGCGCAGCATTCAGGGAGCCGAGCACTGCACGCCCCTCGTTTTCCAGAAGGGCATTGGCGTTGTCAGATACCTGGGAGACCTTCACGGCCGCTTCACCGGCCCGTTGGCTGGCCGAATCCAGTCGTGCCAGCAACTCGTTCAGCCGGCCGCGCTGGTCGAGCAGGGCGTCGGATACTTCCCGGGTGTTGTCGAGAACGGCGGTCAGGTTCTCAATATTCTTGTCCGAAAACATCTTGTTGGCATCGACCAGCAGGGACTCGGCTTTTTGCAACAGACTCTGACCATTGGCGAGGAGGCTGTCGAGCGCGGACGGCTTCGCGATGATCAGTGGCGGATCATTAATATCCCCGATCAGCTCGGGGCTGTCCGGGGTGCCGCCACTGAATTGCACGCTCATGCTGCCGGTGATGTTGGCAAGTACGAGCGAGGCCTGGGTGTTTTCCCGAATCGGAATGTTCTTATCGACTCGGATCAGCACGCGCACCTGACTCGGATCGCGGGGATTGAGCTTCAGCTCCACCACATCGCCAACCTGCACACCGCTGTAAAGCACCGGGTTGCCCTTTGAGAGGCCGCTAACCGGCTGATTAAATCCGATCTGATAGTAGGACCAGTCGCGATCGGCGGTTGATTTCGCGAGCCACAGGGCAAACAGCAACGCCGCTACAAACGCCAGCAGCGTAAACAGTCCGATAATAACGTGATGGGCCTTCGGTTCCATGGTGACTACTCCTGTGGCCTCAGTGCGTTTGCCCCGGTGGCGCTGCTCGCCGCGCGCCCACGCGGGCCGTTAAAATAATCCTGAATCCAGGGGTCGTCGATGGTGGCAACACGCTCCAGCCGGTCGGCAACCAAAACCTGTTTCTTTGCCAGTACCGCGATGCGATCGCAGGTGGCGTAAAGCGTGTCCAAGTCGTGGGTGACCAGAAATACCGTAAAACCGAGCGCGTCCCGCAAGGTCAGGATCAGCCGATCAAACGCGGCTGCGCCAATGGGGTCGAGGCCCGCGGTCGGTTCATCCAGAAACAGAATTTCCGGATCTAGCGCCAGCGCCCGTGCCAGGGCTGCCCGTTTAACCATGCCACCCGACAGCTCCGCCGGGTATTTCAGTGCAGCTTCCGGCGGTAATCCGGTTAGTGCCAGCTTCACTCGGGCCAGGTGCTCTGCGTCTGGCCTGCTCAGACCCGCATGCTCGATCAGTGGCACCGCCACGTTTTCCTGCAAGCTTAACGACGAAAACAGGGCCCCGCCCTGAAACAGCACGCCAAGCCGCTGCTCAATCAGAGAGCGGTCACCTGCAGAAAGCTCCTGGAGATCCTGCCCAAACACCCGAATGTGTCCCGACGTGGGTCGGTTCAGCCCAACAATGGTTCTGAGTAATACCGTTTTGCCGGTACCGGATCCTCCGACTACGCCAAGGATTTCCCCGGTCATTACGTCGAGGTCCAGGTTTTCATGAATTACCTGGCTGCCAAACCGGTTGCAGAGTTCGCGAACCTGAATCACGGTCTGGCCCTGTAGGTCAGGATGGGGCGCAAGTTGATGGTGTTTAAGCATGGCCTACACACCCATTTCCATGAAGAACAGGGCTGCAATTGAATCGATCAGAATCACCATGAAAATCGACTGAACGACGCTGGAAGTGGTGTGCTCGCCAACCGATTGCGCACTGCCGCTAACTTTAAAGCCCTCAAGGCAGCCGATCACCGCAATCAGAAAGGCAAATATCGGCGCCTTGGAAAGCCCGACCAGGTAGTGTCTGAGCTCAACACTCCGCTCGACAATCGCTATGAACTGCGGAGGGTAGATATCCAACACCAGGGCGCACACCGTGGCGCCGCCTGCCATGCCGGCTATCATGCCGACAAATGCGAGGATGGGCAGGCTGATCATCATCGCCAATACCCGTGGAATAACCAGCAGTTCAATCGGGTTCAGGCCCAGAGTCCGAATGGCATCCAGTTCCTGATTTACCTTCATTGCGCCTATGTGCGCGGTAAACGCACTGGCGGTGCGGCCCGCCAGCAGAATAGCCGCCAGTAACACGCCAAACTCCCGCAGGAAGGAAAACGCCACCAGGTTCACGGTATAGATAGTTGCCCCAAAGCTTTCGAGCACTGTTGCCCCAAGAAAGGCAACCACGGCGCCCACCAGGAAGGTGAGCAGTGCCACGATGGGCAGCGCATTCAGGCCGGTTTCCTGGATTGCGGCGATGAATGGCGTGACACGCCATCGCCAGGGTCGCAGGAGTATCGAAAACAGGACGGCCAGGGTTTGCCCGATGAAGCCGTTGAGTGCCTTTAGCAATTGATAGATGCCATCGGTGCGCTGACCGGTTTCGGCCAGGAATCGGGTGATCACGGGGATGGCGGGCGGTTCTGGCTCGGGGCGGTTAATCACGGCGTCGCACACAGCGCAGAGCAGTGCCGATCGCTCGGTAGGAAGTGCATTGGGTGCCGACGCCAGGGAGTGCAGGCGCTCAGGGCCGAGCAGGGTTATTAACTGAGACGCCCCCGCGGTATCGAGACGTTCCAGATGGGAGAGATCTACGTCCTCAAATGCCTGAGCTGACGCCTCTGCAACGGTTTGCTGAAGAAACGGATAATTCTGCAGCGTCCAGTCACCACGGATCTGCAGTGAATTGTCAGTGACAATAGCTTCGCCAGGCGACGAAGCGCTCGCCGCGAAAACCGACTCTTTCTTGCTCGCGGTGCTGGTCACGTTGGTCGACAATCCATTGATTGTTTTGGTGGTTAATCACTAGCTTAGAGGCTCCACCGACTATCCGCCAGCACCTGCCGGTCCTCTTCATCGTGGCTAGCCAGAACTATGGTAATGCCTTGGGCTTTGTGTTCCACCAACATTGCCCGAAGTGTATTTCGAGTATCCTCATCCAGCCCGGTCAGGGGCTCGTCGAGCAGCAGTAAAGGTTGGTTCCGCAACAGTGCCCGCAACAAAGCCACCCGTTGGCGCTGCCCGCCCGAAAGGGCCGATGGCATCCGCTCGCCAAACCCGGCAAGACCAACCCGTGCCAGTCCCGCTTGTATCGCCTGCTTCTGTTCGCGGGACAGCTTCATTCCAGGGTGAATGCCAAGGCCGATATTGGTCTGCACATCCAGGTGCTCAAACAGGTTGTGTTCCTGGAACACGCTGGTCATGGGGCGTTGCCACGGCGCGAGCTGATCAACGTTCTGCCCCTGCCAGATGATTGTGCCAGCAGCGGGTGAAAGAAATCCGGCGAGCAGTCCCAGCAGGGTGGATTTGCCAGACCCGCTGGGCCCGTCGATGGCAATGCACTGGCCCCGACCAACTTGGAAATCAAAGCTCCAGGTACAGTCATTCGACGGGTAGGTAAAGGTCAGGTTGCGAACCTCAAGCATCCGAGGTCTCCAGTTGATTTGGCATTGGGGCCTGAAGCCCCTGTGACTTTGTGGGTGGTCTCCCCACCAAATTGAACAGACCAAACAAGGCTAGTAGCACCATCATCAACCAAAGCCCGGTGCCGGCCGCCGCGTTGATTTGATAGCTCCCTAGTTGCTGGTACAGCAGCACCGGCAGCGTCGGGTTGCCGGGTGATCCAAACAGCGCAATCACGCCGAAATCGCCGAGTGATAAGCCAGTGCCGTAGGCAAGCCCGAGGGCCAGGGGGCGCCTGAGCCTCGGCCAGTGTAACCAGCGCCAGCGGTACCAACCCCTGATACCCAACTGGTCCGCCAGCCGGATACTCGCCGGGTCCAGGTTGCGGAGCGGCCCGCGGAGGAGCTGCATGACAAAGGGCAGGGCCATCATGGCATTGATAAGAGCGACTAAGGCCAGCCCTTCGCTGGCGATACCGAGTTTTGGTCGCAGCAATAGAAACAGACCGGTGGCCAGAACCAGCGGAGGAATGATCAGCGGCAAATAGGCTGAAGTCTCAAGCAGCCGTGAAATAGGCGTGTTGGTGTTGCCCGGTTTCGCCCCGAGTATCAGCAGTGACGTTGCCACCGAGACCACACCTGCGGGCAGGGCAATGCCGAGGCTGAGCGCAGTTGCCTTCAAGAGTTGCAGGCCCTGATCAGCAAAGCCCGATGGCATCAGCGCATCGGCCAGCCCTGGCAAGCCTCGGGCCAGCACTGCGAGCAGAGGGAGGGTCAGGAACAGCCCAAACGCCGCAAGCAGTCCGCTATCCAGCAGCTTTCTGACGCCTTTCGCATCAGGACGGGCATGGCTAATGACGAGTTGTCGATCGGGTATCAGGGCGGTGTTAAGTCCCTTGCGCAACACCAGCCACCAGAGCGTTCCGCAGATCAGTAGCTGTATCAGTGCCAGCAGTGCCGCCCGGCCAGCATCAAACTCGAAGCGCAGCGCCTGGTAAATGGCGACTTCAATAGTGGATGTCGCCGGCCCGCCACCCAAGGTCATGACAATGGCGAAACTGGTGAAGCAGAGAGTGAATACTAACGCCACGATCCCGGGTAAAACCGGCCGGATACTGGGCCATTCCAGGCTGCGCCAGAGCCAGAGTGAGCCAAGGCCCAATTGGCTGGCAATGCGGCGCTGAGTCGATGGGGCGCTTTCCAAAGCTTGCAGCAGAATGCGCGCAGCCAGAGGTGCATTGAAGAAAACATGGGCCAGCACAATGCCGTTGAGGCCATACAGGTTCCAACTCAAGGACGGCAGCCACTCTTGAATCGCAACGGTCAGCCAGCCTTGCCGACCATACATACTGACCAGCCCGGACACGGCAACGATGGTGGGTATCACCAGGCTGAGCTCCATCAGCCTTAGCAGCAGGGCGCGCCCGACAAATTTCCGGTGGCGGTCCAGCGCCCGGGCAATGGGAAGGGCGAGCAAGACACTGATAGATACCGACAGGAACGCCTGCCAGAGTGTGAACAGCACCACGCTGCGCAGATAACGGCTAGTCCACAAGTCGCCTATGTCCAGCGCCGGCGCCTGCCAGAACAAGGCGCCAGCACCACTGACTGTCAGCAAGACAATCGCCAGTGCAAACAGGCAACCTGGCCAGTGCTGCCAGCCCGGTTGACTGAGAGGAGCGCGAGTGAAATCAGACATAAACGACTGGCCCGGTTATCGGGTCATGGCGTTCAGCCATTCGTCCAGCCAGGCGCGCCGATTTTTCGCCACTTCAGCGGGCTCAAAGTAGCGGGCTTCGCTTGGAGTGATCAGTTTATCGAAGACATCGGGCAATTCAGGGCCAAGGTTGATGGCTGGATACATCACGTTCTTCAGGGGAATGTGAAGCTGGAACCCGTCGGTCAGCATAAACTGCAGAAACTCCCGGCCCAGCTCTTTCTGATTAGATGAATCTACCAGAGCCGCTACTTCCACTTGCAGGTAGTGCCCCTCGGCAAAATTCGCCGCCTGATAACGGTCGGTTTTATCGATCGCCATGTGATAGGCGGGCGAGGTGCTGTAGGACAGGATCATCGGTGCTTCGCCATTCATGAACAGTGAGAAGTAACCATCGCTCCAGCTCTTGGTGGTGGTCAGAATCTTGTCCTTGAGCTGTGTCCATTTCTCTGGCGCCTGGTCTCCGTAGACATGGCGCAGCCACAACAAAAGTCCCAGACCCGGGGTGCTGGTGCGCGGGTCCTGGATGATGATCTTCAAATCATCCGGCGCAGCAATCAGTTCTTCCAGGCTGGCTGGCGGATTGGGCAATTGCTCGGTGTCGTAGACAAACGCAAAATAGCCCCAGTCAAAGGGCACGAACAGGTCGTCGGCCCAGTCAATGGGTAGGTTCAGAGAACTGGTGTCAATCTTGTGGGCGGCCAGCAAGCCAGTCTGTCGGGCAGTCTCCATGGTGCCGGTATCCAGCCCCAGAACTACATCCGCCTCGCTGCTATCGCCTTCAAGACGAAGCCGCTGGAGGATGTCGCCGCTGCTTTCCAGAACCACGAAGTTCACCTGGCAACTGCACTGCTGCTCGAACGCGGTTTTTACGGCAGGGCCGGGGCCCCAGTCTGAGGCAAAGGAAGGATAGGTATAAACAGTCAGTTCGCTGGCCGCCTGTGCAGTGGCAGAAAGCGGCAGAAGCAGGGCAAGCAGTAAACGTGCGGTAGGTAGGTGCATGGTTGTAGATTCCTCCGGGAAAACTGGGGGAGCAACCATGGCGCGGGCCACCAACCGTGGTGAGCACTCAATCCCTTCGCCGGCATAATCCGGATCAGGTTCCGCGGGTCTGGTCTCAGCCCTGTGTCGAAGAGGGCACCCCGTTGAGTTGGCCGAAGTATATCATGCTGCTAATTGGTCTGTCTGAAGCCGGGTATTCAGGCGGGAGGCGGCTAAAAATTGTCCAGAAACCATTATAAAACAAAAAGTTGAAAAAAGAGGTTGACGGAATCGGCCGAATCCGTAGAATACGCCCTCGTTGACCAAGCGGGAATAGCTCAGTTGGTAGAGCACAACCTTGCCAAGGTTGGGGTCGCGAGTTCGAATCTCGTTTCCCGCTCCAGTTAACACAGTCTCTCAATGCCCACCTGAGAGCATGAAAGTCCTCCTCCTAAACGGACTTTTACCCGGCGCGGTGGCAGAGTGGTTATGCAGCGGACTGCAACTCCGTGTACGCCGGTTCGATTCCGACCCGCGCCTCCATTTTTACCCCCTCTTATCAATATTTAAGCTCCAAGCCAGATTCGTCTCGCTGTGCAGCTAATTCCCGATCTTCTGGTGCCTCGACACACTGCTATGCTTCAATGACGTGTAATCTGCCAGACCAGCAGAAAATGCTGTCTGTTGTGCTTCGGTGCGTGGTCGAAAATAATGAAAACAGACGAACAGAAGGTCAAACGCCGGCGTTCCGGCCTTCGTGGCCGACAACTGGAACCGTCGGTTCTGTCAGAGCTGCGGCACCTGATCGGTGACGAACGTACTGATTCGTCGTTGCGCTACCGCGATCGACTGATCGAGCACCTGCATGTACTTCAGGATGCCGAGGGCTGCCTCTCCATGCCCCGTCTCCGGGCCCTTTCTACATTCATGAACCTACCCATGGCCGCCATTCATGAAACGGCCACGTTTTACGCCCATTTCGATGTTGTTCATGACGAGCAATCGCCACCACCGGCAATAACACTTCGGGTATGCGACTCGCTTTCGTGCCAACTGGCGGGCGCAGGCTCACTGCACGAGGCGCTGGCTGATGGGCATGACCCGAGTCAGGTGCGTGTTGTGCACGCACCCTGCATGGGCCGCTGTGATACAGCACCCGTGGTGGCCGTGGGGCAACATCATGTATGCAACGCCACTGCCCAGGCGGTTGGCGCGGCAGTTGAACAAAAACATCTTCAACCCGACGACATCCACTGGCAGAAGCTGGCGGATTACCGATCGGTGGGTGGTTACCAGTTGCTGAAGGATTGCCGGGAAGGACGGGTTACCGTCGAGTCCCTTGCTGAAGAACTTGAGCAGGCGGGCCTGCGCGGCCTTGGCGGCGCGGGGTTCCCCACGTTCCGAAAATGGCAGGCCGTGCGTGCCGAGCCCGGGCCCCGCTACGCGGTAATTAACGCAGACGAGGGTGAACCGGGTACGTTCAAAGATCGTTTTTACCTGGAACGAGAACCCCATGTTTTTCTGGAAGGTGCGCTGGTTAGCGCCTGGGTGGTTGAGGCGAAGGCTCTCTACATATATCTGCGGGATGAATATCCCGGCCTGCACCGTGTGATTAAAGAGGCCATAGCGGAGCTGGAATCAGCCGGAATCGTTGAGCAGGGCTTCGTCATCCTGCGTCGGGGCGCGGGCGCGTATATCTGCGGCGAGGAATCCGCCCTGATCGAGTCCCTGGAAGGTAAACCCGGCAAGCCACGCCATCGCCCGCCATTTGTCGCCCAGAAAGGACTGTTTAACCAGCCAACTCTCGTTAATAACGTCGAGACCGTTTACTGGATTCCGCGCATCCATGCCCAGGGCGCCGACTGGTTCGCCAGCCAGGGGCGGCATGGTCGCAAGGGGCTTCGCAGCTTTTCGGTCTCCGGGCGAGTCGCGCGGCCCGGTGTGCATGTCGCACCCGCAGGCATCACTCTCAATGAGTTGATAGCGGAATACTGCGGTGGCATGGCGAAAGGGCATCGCCTGCTGGCCTACCTTCCCGGTGGGGCTTCCGGGGGCATACTGCCGGCCAGCAAAGCCGACATACCGCTGGATTTCGACACTTTGCAGGAGCACGGCTGCTTCATCGGCTCTGCGGCGGTTATCGTCCTCTCTGATCAGGATGATTTGGCCGCTGCGGCCACCAATCTTTTGAGCTTTTTTGCGGATGAATCCTGCGGCCAGTGCACGCCCTGCCGCGTGGGCACCGAAAAAATGCTTACCTTGCTGGAGCGCGATACCTGGGATGAGCAAACGCTCCAACAGCTGGCCAGAGTGATGGCAGATGCCTCTATCTGCGGTCTCGGCCAGGCTGCGCCCAATCCGGTGTTGAGTCTGCTGCGGGACTTCCGTAGCGAGCTCGCCAGCCAAAAACTGATCGCGAAAGGGTAGGGAGGCTGCCATGAGCCGTTCCAGCAAAAGCGTGAGCGAAGCGACTAAAAGCTTCACCCTGACCCTGGACGATATCGAGGTTCAGGCCTTCCCCGGTGAAACCCTCTGGCAGGTAGCCAGACGCGCCGGCGAGACCATCCCGCACCTGTGCTTCAAAGACGCTCCGGGTTATCGAGCGGATGGCAATTGCCGCGCCTGCATGGTGGAAGTGGAGGGTGAGCGGGTGCTCGCCGCAAGCTGTATCCGCGAGGCAACGCCGGGCATGGTGGTGCGAAGCGAAGGCTCCTCACGTGTTCAGGCGGCCCGGAAAAGCGTGCTCGAATTACTGCTGGCCGATCAGCCTGAGCGAGGGCAGAGCCCGGACCGGTCCAGTCATCTGTGGCGTACGGCAGATCAATTGGCCATTGATGCCGGTGAACTGCGCCAACGTATCCCGGCTCATTCGGAGCGTGATGAGCCTACGGTTCACCATGTTGAGCCACGGTCTGATTCTCTGGCTCACGCCCGTGGCCATGACGCCACTCATTCGGCCATGAACGTGAATTTGGGTGCCTGCATCACCTGCGGCCTGTGCGAGCGCGCCTGCCGGGAAGTGCAGGGCAACGATGTCATCGGCCTGGCGCATCGCGGAGCCGCCTCCAAAGTGGTGTTCGATTTCGATGACCCCATGGGAGACAGCACCTGCGTTGCCTGTGGCGAATGCGTGCAAGCCTGCCCGACGGGTGCGCTCATGCCCGCCACCCTGATCGATGCCCAGGGCCGGGGAGACTCCGCCACCGCCGACCGCACCGTGGACTCTGTTTGCCCCTATTGCGGGGTGGGCTGCCAACTGACCTATCACGTGAAAGATAAGCCCGCGCCTGCCGAATCAGAAACAGGCGAGCAGCGAGGACGCATCCTGTTTGTTGAAGGCAAAGACGGCCCCTCAAACCAGGGCCGCCTATGCGTGAAAGGCCGTTTTGGCTTCGATTATCCGTCTCACCCGGCAAGGCTCACCCGTCCGCTGATTCGACGAGAGGGCGTCCCCAAGGGGCTCGACCCCGACTTTGATCCGGCCAGCCCGTTAACGCACTTTCGAGAGGCAAGCTGGGAAGAAGCACTGGATCTTGCTGCAAGTGGACTGACTAAACTTAAAGCCCAACACGGTCCAGATGCGCTTGCCGGCTTCGGCAGCGCCAAGTGCTCTAACGAAGAAGCCTGGCTGTTCCAGAAGCTCGTGCGCACCGGTTTCGGTTCCAATCACGTTGACCACTGCACGCGGCTTTGCCACGCCAGCTCCGTGGCCGCGTTGATGGAATGCCTGGGTTCTGGCGCCGTGACCGCTTCCTTCATGCAGGCACTTCAGGCCGATGTGGTCATCCTCACCGGCTGCAACCCGGCCGTGAACCACCCGGTGGCCGCCACCTACTTCAAGCAGGCGGCACGCAACGGCACCAAACTGATCATCATCGATCCCCGGGGCCAGGCGCTGGATGCCTATGCCTGGCGCAGCCTGCGTTTCTCGCCGGGTGGCGACGTGTCACTCTTCAACGCCATGCTCAATGTGATTATCAGCGAGGGGCTTGTCGACAAGGATTACATTGATACCCACACCGAAGGCTTCGAGGCGTTAGCATCCAGTGTCGAAGGTATGACCCCGGAGGTGATGAGCCCGGTCTGCGGCGTGGCTCCCGACACCATTCGTGAAGTGGCCCGAGCCTACGCGGGTGCTGAGCGCGCGATGATTTTCTGGGGCATGGGCATCTCCCAACACGTGCACGGCACCGACAACGCCCGCTGCCTGATTTCCCTGGCGCTCACATGCGGCCACACGGGCCGGCCGGGCACTGGTCTGCACCCATTGCGGGGGCAGAATAACGTGCAGGGCGCCTCCGATGCCGGTTTGATTCCCATGGTACTGCCGGATTACCAACCGGTCGGGGATGCCCAACTGCGCGCTGCTTTCGAGGAACTCTGGGATACTGGATTGAACCCGGAGCCCGGTCTCACCGTTGTGGAGATTATGGACGCTATCGTGGCGGGTACGATCAAGGGCATGTACATCCTCGGCGAAAACCCCGCGATGTCCGATCCGGACCTGACCCACGCCCGGGCCGCGCTCGCTGCTCTGGAACACCTGGTGGTTCAGGACCTGTTTGTCACAGAGACCGCCCAGTTTGCCGATGTTATCCTGCCTGCCGCCGCCTGGTCGGAAAAGTCCGGCACCGTCACCAACACTAACCGCCAGGTGCAAATGGGCCGTCCCGCGTTGCCCCCGCCAGGGGAAGCAAAGCCCGACTGGTGGGTTATTCAGGAAATCGCCCGGCGTTTCGGGCTGCCCTGGAACTACGCCGGCCCCGAGCAGGTGTTTGCAGAGATGAAGCAGGGCATGCACTCACTCGATCATATCTCCTGGTCTCGCCTGGAGCGCGAGGGGTCCGTAACCTATCCATGCCCCGCGGATGACGCCCCCGGCCAGGACGTTGTCTTCTCCGATGCCTTCCCGCGCGCAGGAGGCCGTGCCAGGTTCTCACCGGCCAGCCCGCTGCCACCGGATGAGCCAGTGGATGAGGCCTATCCCATTGTGCTGACCACCGGGCGTTTGCTTGAACACTGGCACACCGGTGCCATGACCCGTCGCAGCCGGGTGCTGGACGAGCGGGAGCCCGAAGCTGCAGCCTATCTGGCACCAGCGGAGCTGGATCGCATGGGCGTGACCTCGGGGAATGACATTCAAATTACCACCCGGCGCGGCACCATCACCTTAACAGCGCTGGCCGATCAGACCATGCCCGAGGGCATGGTGTTCGTTCCCTTCGCCTTTGTTGAGGCGGCAGCGAACTTACTCACCAATCCGGCACTGGATCCGTTCGGAAAGATCCCGGAGTTCAAGTATGCAGCCTGCAGGCTGAGCCCGGCGTAACTTCCCAAGCAAACAGACTTCTTTTGAACGCCGTTCATTGCCCTACCGCGTCTGTAAAACAGGCGCGAGTAGTCTAGAATAACGCCAAAATTT from Marinobacter sp. LA51 carries:
- a CDS encoding MlaD family protein, with product MEPKAHHVIIGLFTLLAFVAALLFALWLAKSTADRDWSYYQIGFNQPVSGLSKGNPVLYSGVQVGDVVELKLNPRDPSQVRVLIRVDKNIPIRENTQASLVLANITGSMSVQFSGGTPDSPELIGDINDPPLIIAKPSALDSLLANGQSLLQKAESLLVDANKMFSDKNIENLTAVLDNTREVSDALLDQRGRLNELLARLDSASQRAGEAAVKVSQVSDNANALLENEGRAVLGSLNAALKTIETTSARIDRLTQNNQGAIESGLQGMGDLSPALRELRNTLRNLNQLTRRLGEDPTRAIWGGETIQELAQ
- a CDS encoding ABC transporter ATP-binding protein yields the protein MLKHHQLAPHPDLQGQTVIQVRELCNRFGSQVIHENLDLDVMTGEILGVVGGSGTGKTVLLRTIVGLNRPTSGHIRVFGQDLQELSAGDRSLIEQRLGVLFQGGALFSSLSLQENVAVPLIEHAGLSRPDAEHLARVKLALTGLPPEAALKYPAELSGGMVKRAALARALALDPEILFLDEPTAGLDPIGAAAFDRLILTLRDALGFTVFLVTHDLDTLYATCDRIAVLAKKQVLVADRLERVATIDDPWIQDYFNGPRGRAASSATGANALRPQE
- a CDS encoding MlaE family ABC transporter permease, producing MTSTASKKESVFAASASSPGEAIVTDNSLQIRGDWTLQNYPFLQQTVAEASAQAFEDVDLSHLERLDTAGASQLITLLGPERLHSLASAPNALPTERSALLCAVCDAVINRPEPEPPAIPVITRFLAETGQRTDGIYQLLKALNGFIGQTLAVLFSILLRPWRWRVTPFIAAIQETGLNALPIVALLTFLVGAVVAFLGATVLESFGATIYTVNLVAFSFLREFGVLLAAILLAGRTASAFTAHIGAMKVNQELDAIRTLGLNPIELLVIPRVLAMMISLPILAFVGMIAGMAGGATVCALVLDIYPPQFIAIVERSVELRHYLVGLSKAPIFAFLIAVIGCLEGFKVSGSAQSVGEHTTSSVVQSIFMVILIDSIAALFFMEMGV
- a CDS encoding ATP-binding cassette domain-containing protein: MLEVRNLTFTYPSNDCTWSFDFQVGRGQCIAIDGPSGSGKSTLLGLLAGFLSPAAGTIIWQGQNVDQLAPWQRPMTSVFQEHNLFEHLDVQTNIGLGIHPGMKLSREQKQAIQAGLARVGLAGFGERMPSALSGGQRQRVALLRALLRNQPLLLLDEPLTGLDEDTRNTLRAMLVEHKAQGITIVLASHDEEDRQVLADSRWSL
- the thiP gene encoding thiamine/thiamine pyrophosphate ABC transporter permease, translating into MSDFTRAPLSQPGWQHWPGCLFALAIVLLTVSGAGALFWQAPALDIGDLWTSRYLRSVVLFTLWQAFLSVSISVLLALPIARALDRHRKFVGRALLLRLMELSLVIPTIVAVSGLVSMYGRQGWLTVAIQEWLPSLSWNLYGLNGIVLAHVFFNAPLAARILLQALESAPSTQRRIASQLGLGSLWLWRSLEWPSIRPVLPGIVALVFTLCFTSFAIVMTLGGGPATSTIEVAIYQALRFEFDAGRAALLALIQLLICGTLWWLVLRKGLNTALIPDRQLVISHARPDAKGVRKLLDSGLLAAFGLFLTLPLLAVLARGLPGLADALMPSGFADQGLQLLKATALSLGIALPAGVVSVATSLLILGAKPGNTNTPISRLLETSAYLPLIIPPLVLATGLFLLLRPKLGIASEGLALVALINAMMALPFVMQLLRGPLRNLDPASIRLADQLGIRGWYRWRWLHWPRLRRPLALGLAYGTGLSLGDFGVIALFGSPGNPTLPVLLYQQLGSYQINAAAGTGLWLMMVLLALFGLFNLVGRPPTKSQGLQAPMPNQLETSDA
- the thiB gene encoding thiamine ABC transporter substrate binding subunit, translated to MHLPTARLLLALLLPLSATAQAASELTVYTYPSFASDWGPGPAVKTAFEQQCSCQVNFVVLESSGDILQRLRLEGDSSEADVVLGLDTGTMETARQTGLLAAHKIDTSSLNLPIDWADDLFVPFDWGYFAFVYDTEQLPNPPASLEELIAAPDDLKIIIQDPRTSTPGLGLLLWLRHVYGDQAPEKWTQLKDKILTTTKSWSDGYFSLFMNGEAPMILSYSTSPAYHMAIDKTDRYQAANFAEGHYLQVEVAALVDSSNQKELGREFLQFMLTDGFQLHIPLKNVMYPAINLGPELPDVFDKLITPSEARYFEPAEVAKNRRAWLDEWLNAMTR
- a CDS encoding NADH-ubiquinone oxidoreductase-F iron-sulfur binding region domain-containing protein, whose amino-acid sequence is MKTDEQKVKRRRSGLRGRQLEPSVLSELRHLIGDERTDSSLRYRDRLIEHLHVLQDAEGCLSMPRLRALSTFMNLPMAAIHETATFYAHFDVVHDEQSPPPAITLRVCDSLSCQLAGAGSLHEALADGHDPSQVRVVHAPCMGRCDTAPVVAVGQHHVCNATAQAVGAAVEQKHLQPDDIHWQKLADYRSVGGYQLLKDCREGRVTVESLAEELEQAGLRGLGGAGFPTFRKWQAVRAEPGPRYAVINADEGEPGTFKDRFYLEREPHVFLEGALVSAWVVEAKALYIYLRDEYPGLHRVIKEAIAELESAGIVEQGFVILRRGAGAYICGEESALIESLEGKPGKPRHRPPFVAQKGLFNQPTLVNNVETVYWIPRIHAQGADWFASQGRHGRKGLRSFSVSGRVARPGVHVAPAGITLNELIAEYCGGMAKGHRLLAYLPGGASGGILPASKADIPLDFDTLQEHGCFIGSAAVIVLSDQDDLAAAATNLLSFFADESCGQCTPCRVGTEKMLTLLERDTWDEQTLQQLARVMADASICGLGQAAPNPVLSLLRDFRSELASQKLIAKG